A genomic stretch from Geitlerinema sp. PCC 9228 includes:
- a CDS encoding N-6 DNA methylase: MFEQTFKNIDDALRQEAGCTTELDYIEQTSWLLFLKYLDDLESEEAERAELRGQDYQFILDEPYRWSAWAAPKREDGRLDEDRALTGDDLTAFVNNKLFPYLQSFKNTADDPNTIKYKIGEIFWEIKSKFQSGYTMRDVLDEVDDLQFKSQQEKHELSHLYEAKIRNMGNAGRNGGEYYTPRPLIRAMIQVIKPKIGEQIYDGACGSAGFLCEGYEYLSNQENLTTEDVETLRERTFYGKEKKSLAYVIGIMNTILHGINAPNIIHTNTLTENVNDIQPKDRVDVVMANPPFGGTERKEIRQNFPIQTGETAFLFLQHFIRKLKNGGRGAVIIKNTFLSNADNACRSLREELLNSCNLHTILDCPGGVFLGAGVKTVVLFFEKGKPTEKIWYYQLKPGRSLGKTDPLNDDDLKEFVELQATSAESERSWTVNVNDIDRETFDLSVKNPNTPEEDPLRDPSEILAEIKALDEESEEILTKIGGML; encoded by the coding sequence ATGTTCGAGCAAACGTTTAAAAATATTGATGATGCGCTCAGGCAAGAGGCGGGCTGTACGACCGAACTCGACTATATTGAGCAAACATCATGGCTGCTGTTTTTGAAATATCTTGACGATTTGGAATCTGAGGAAGCAGAAAGGGCAGAATTAAGGGGACAAGACTATCAGTTTATCCTTGATGAACCCTATCGCTGGTCGGCATGGGCTGCCCCCAAGCGGGAAGATGGGAGACTGGATGAAGATCGCGCCTTGACCGGCGATGATTTGACTGCTTTTGTCAATAACAAACTGTTCCCCTACCTGCAAAGCTTCAAGAATACGGCGGACGACCCCAACACCATTAAATATAAAATTGGGGAAATCTTTTGGGAGATCAAAAGCAAATTCCAGAGTGGCTACACCATGCGCGATGTTCTGGATGAAGTGGATGATTTGCAGTTTAAGTCGCAACAGGAAAAACACGAACTCTCCCATCTGTATGAAGCCAAAATCCGGAATATGGGCAATGCTGGGCGCAATGGCGGTGAGTATTACACGCCCCGTCCTTTGATTCGTGCCATGATTCAGGTGATTAAGCCGAAAATTGGCGAGCAAATTTACGATGGGGCTTGCGGTTCCGCAGGGTTCCTTTGCGAGGGGTATGAGTATCTAAGCAACCAAGAAAACCTCACCACCGAAGATGTAGAAACGTTGCGGGAACGGACATTCTACGGGAAAGAGAAAAAGAGTCTGGCTTATGTCATCGGCATTATGAACACGATCCTACATGGGATTAATGCCCCCAATATCATCCACACCAATACCCTGACCGAAAATGTAAACGATATCCAACCTAAAGACCGGGTTGATGTCGTAATGGCTAACCCGCCGTTCGGAGGAACAGAACGGAAGGAAATCAGGCAAAATTTCCCCATTCAAACCGGGGAAACGGCATTTCTATTCTTACAACACTTCATCCGTAAGCTAAAGAATGGCGGACGAGGCGCAGTCATCATCAAAAATACTTTCCTTTCCAATGCCGATAATGCCTGCCGTTCCCTGCGAGAAGAATTATTAAATAGTTGCAATTTGCATACTATCTTAGATTGTCCCGGTGGCGTTTTTCTTGGGGCAGGGGTCAAAACGGTGGTATTATTTTTCGAGAAAGGCAAACCCACCGAAAAGATTTGGTATTACCAGTTAAAACCGGGACGCAGTTTAGGTAAAACCGATCCCCTTAATGATGACGATCTGAAAGAGTTTGTAGAACTGCAAGCGACTTCTGCTGAGTCCGAGAGGTCATGGACAGTCAATGTGAATGATATTGACCGCGAAACATTTGATTTATCAGTAAAGAATCCCAACACACCGGAAGAAGATCCGTTACGAGATCCATCCGAAATATTGGCGGAAATTAAAGCATTGGATGAAGAAAGTGAAGAGATTCTTACCAAAATTGGAGGAATGTTGTAA
- a CDS encoding TerD family protein produces MAIKLTTGQRITLRKEAPGLTALLCGLGWEITKGRGLKKFFQSDFDLDSAVLCLDENGKVQKGNDVIYYGNLKHPSGSISHLGDNQTGKLIQEEEEEDEEEYRHDKEQILVTLPKIPSRIAKLVFVATIYESYPRKQNLGQVHDAYVRLVDLEHEHEIACYDLSDNSYQDKTGVILAEVCRRDGKWQAEAIGEGVKVSSLQELVQQRYS; encoded by the coding sequence ATGGCTATTAAACTGACAACCGGACAAAGAATTACTCTAAGAAAAGAAGCACCTGGTCTGACGGCACTTTTGTGTGGTTTGGGCTGGGAAATTACCAAAGGTCGCGGTCTGAAAAAGTTCTTTCAGTCGGATTTTGACCTAGATAGTGCTGTTTTGTGTTTGGATGAAAATGGCAAAGTACAAAAAGGTAATGATGTTATTTATTATGGTAATCTGAAACATCCTTCTGGTTCTATTTCTCATTTAGGAGACAATCAAACTGGAAAATTGATTCAAGAAGAAGAGGAAGAAGACGAAGAAGAATACAGGCACGATAAGGAACAGATTCTTGTCACTTTACCCAAAATCCCCAGTCGGATTGCTAAGTTGGTTTTTGTGGCTACGATTTACGAATCTTACCCTCGGAAACAAAATCTGGGACAAGTACACGATGCTTACGTACGTTTGGTGGATTTGGAACACGAGCATGAAATTGCTTGCTACGACCTTTCTGACAATTCCTATCAAGATAAAACTGGCGTGATTTTGGCAGAAGTATGCCGCCGAGATGGCAAATGGCAAGCGGAGGCGATTGGTGAAGGGGTGAAGGTATCTAGCCTTCAGGAACTGGTGCAGCAACGATATTCTTAG
- a CDS encoding valine--pyruvate transaminase, producing MNPALSEIGEQMSHLTGVRAIMKDIIETLRSGEGKHFLNLSAGNPVILPEVEQLWRDCTADLLASSEYGEVVCRYGSSQGYAPLIDAVVKDFNRRYGLNLSDRNVLITPGSQSLYFYAANAFGGYATTANGETTVKKVVLPLSPDYTGYGGTALHKETLVAYRPTIEEDKAAHRFKYRPDFSQVEIDERTGCVIFSRPCNPTGNVLSDAEVHKIASLAAPYNIPVLVDSAYGTPFPALNFTEMTPVFGENILHCMSLSKAGLPGERVGIAIGDEQAIQPLESFQTNLCIHSPRYGQAIAARAIESGALAEISQNAIQPHYKHKLEILEATLDRHMPEVPWMLHRTEGGIFAWLWFPELPISDWEFYQEIKKAGVIVVPGSPFFPGLKTEWQHTKQCIRISLTATPEEIETAMKRLAEVTDRVHAQK from the coding sequence GTGAATCCAGCGCTGAGTGAAATCGGAGAACAAATGTCCCACCTGACCGGGGTGCGGGCAATCATGAAAGACATTATTGAAACCCTGCGCTCTGGGGAAGGAAAACATTTCCTGAATTTAAGCGCTGGGAATCCAGTGATTTTGCCCGAGGTAGAGCAATTATGGCGCGATTGTACGGCAGATTTGCTCGCCAGTTCTGAATATGGGGAAGTGGTCTGTCGCTACGGGTCTTCCCAGGGATACGCACCACTGATCGATGCGGTGGTAAAGGATTTTAACCGTCGCTATGGATTAAATTTAAGCGATCGCAACGTTCTCATTACCCCGGGCAGCCAATCTTTATATTTTTACGCTGCCAATGCTTTTGGTGGGTATGCCACCACTGCCAACGGAGAAACTACCGTCAAAAAGGTGGTGCTGCCTTTAAGTCCCGATTATACGGGATATGGGGGGACGGCGTTGCACAAGGAAACCTTGGTTGCCTACAGACCCACCATTGAGGAAGATAAAGCGGCACACCGGTTTAAATACCGCCCCGATTTCAGCCAGGTGGAAATTGACGAACGTACTGGCTGCGTTATTTTTTCTCGCCCTTGCAATCCCACTGGCAACGTTCTCAGCGACGCAGAAGTTCACAAAATTGCCTCTCTAGCAGCGCCCTACAATATTCCAGTTTTGGTAGACTCTGCCTATGGAACCCCATTTCCGGCGTTGAACTTTACCGAAATGACGCCGGTGTTTGGAGAAAATATTCTGCACTGCATGAGTTTGTCTAAAGCTGGCTTACCTGGGGAACGTGTTGGCATTGCCATTGGTGACGAACAGGCAATCCAACCTTTGGAATCGTTCCAAACCAATTTGTGCATTCACTCCCCACGCTACGGACAAGCGATCGCAGCTAGGGCGATCGAATCGGGGGCGTTGGCAGAAATTTCGCAAAATGCCATTCAACCCCACTACAAACACAAATTAGAAATTCTGGAAGCCACTCTAGACCGACACATGCCCGAGGTTCCTTGGATGTTACACCGCACCGAAGGGGGCATTTTTGCTTGGTTGTGGTTCCCAGAGTTGCCCATCAGCGATTGGGAGTTTTATCAAGAAATTAAAAAAGCCGGGGTCATTGTGGTTCCCGGCAGTCCGTTTTTCCCTGGGTTAAAAACCGAGTGGCAGCATACCAAACAGTGCATTCGCATTAGCCTCACGGCTACCCCAGAGGAAATCGAAACGGCTATGAAACGTTTGGCAGAAGTGACAGACCGCGTTCACGCCCAAAAGTAA
- the glgP gene encoding alpha-glucan family phosphorylase, whose protein sequence is MNPIEQLRQKLPLSIQRLADLAYNYWWSWTSDRLSLFRDIYPEVWESTNRNPVAVLNSVDPVRLSQLASDPIYIQRVKHMAEKFDSYMQETDTWAARVAPHITRDRPIIYFSAEFGIHESLPIYSGGLGILAGDHLKSASDLGLPIVGVGLLYRQGYFHQRINRHGWQEDYYIDSNFDEMPLQLMVDGNGDPITITLSIRERPVNIQIWKAMVGRTVLYLLDTDREDNDPIDRWLTGHLYGGNKDTRIAQEMLLGIGGVRALKALGVQPSLYHLNEGHAAFCTLEIAREQMQQTSRSFHEVEPQVRERCVFTTHTPVPAGHDSFTADLMDSSFAEYWRELGLTRHQFLTLGARRLGDPWEPFNMTVLALRMCRTANGVSRLHGQVSRQMWQILYPDCQEDEVPIGHITNGVHVRSWTAPLMADLYNQYLGEDWSHRVSDAQVWSQIDRVPDGELWWRHQILKNRLVNHARSQAKKARENRGGDISEIEACDRLLDPDVLTIGFARRFSLYKRAYLLLQDPERMVRILANPERPVQLVFAGKAHPADEQGKRVLQRLFEWREKHPEVRDRVAFLEDYDIHTAQKLVQGVDVWLNTPRRPLEASGTSGQKVCLNGGLNFSILDGWWCEGYQESPNGKGINGWAIGKDAEAEDQNQQDRWDAESLYHLLESEIVPLYYDRDRTGLSPGWCAMMKASIKTNAPVFNTDRMISEYVTKVYAPEAKVTAEPVFAEAIA, encoded by the coding sequence ATGAATCCCATAGAACAACTGCGACAAAAACTTCCCCTGTCCATTCAGCGACTGGCGGATTTAGCATACAACTACTGGTGGAGTTGGACCAGCGATCGCTTATCTCTATTTCGCGATATTTATCCCGAAGTTTGGGAGAGCACCAATCGCAATCCCGTGGCTGTCTTAAACTCCGTCGATCCCGTACGCCTCAGCCAACTGGCTAGCGATCCCATTTATATCCAACGGGTTAAACACATGGCGGAAAAATTTGACAGCTACATGCAAGAAACCGATACCTGGGCCGCTCGCGTCGCGCCTCATATAACCCGCGATCGCCCGATTATTTACTTTTCCGCCGAATTTGGCATTCATGAATCCTTACCCATCTACTCCGGTGGCTTGGGAATTTTAGCCGGCGACCATCTCAAATCCGCTTCTGACTTGGGCTTGCCCATAGTAGGGGTCGGCTTGCTGTACCGCCAGGGCTACTTCCACCAACGCATCAACCGCCACGGCTGGCAAGAAGATTACTACATCGATAGCAACTTTGACGAAATGCCCTTGCAGTTGATGGTAGATGGCAACGGCGATCCCATTACCATAACCCTGTCCATTCGCGAACGCCCGGTTAACATTCAAATCTGGAAAGCTATGGTGGGTCGTACCGTCTTATATCTGCTGGATACCGACCGAGAAGACAACGATCCCATCGACCGCTGGCTGACCGGACATCTGTACGGCGGCAATAAAGATACCCGCATCGCCCAAGAAATGCTGCTGGGCATTGGTGGGGTGCGTGCTTTAAAAGCATTGGGCGTCCAACCCAGCCTCTACCACCTGAACGAAGGGCATGCTGCCTTTTGTACTTTAGAGATTGCCCGCGAGCAAATGCAGCAAACCAGTCGCAGCTTCCACGAAGTAGAACCGCAAGTGCGAGAACGCTGCGTGTTTACCACTCACACCCCGGTTCCTGCCGGTCACGATTCCTTCACCGCCGACTTGATGGATTCTTCTTTTGCCGAATACTGGCGAGAATTGGGATTGACTCGCCATCAGTTCCTTACTTTAGGGGCGCGTCGGTTGGGCGATCCCTGGGAACCGTTTAATATGACCGTTTTGGCTTTGCGCATGTGCCGCACTGCCAATGGGGTTTCTCGCCTGCATGGCCAAGTTTCCCGACAAATGTGGCAAATTCTGTATCCTGATTGCCAAGAAGATGAAGTTCCCATCGGGCACATTACCAACGGTGTGCACGTGCGTAGCTGGACGGCACCGTTGATGGCTGATTTGTACAATCAATATTTAGGGGAAGATTGGTCCCACCGGGTCAGCGATGCGCAAGTTTGGTCCCAAATCGATCGCGTTCCCGACGGCGAACTGTGGTGGCGTCACCAAATCTTGAAAAACCGGTTGGTGAATCACGCCCGTTCCCAAGCCAAAAAAGCCCGAGAAAACCGCGGTGGCGATATTTCTGAAATCGAAGCCTGCGATCGCTTGCTGGATCCGGATGTCCTCACCATTGGCTTTGCCCGTCGTTTTAGTTTGTACAAACGCGCCTACTTGCTGCTGCAAGACCCCGAACGCATGGTGCGGATTTTAGCCAATCCCGAACGACCGGTACAGTTGGTGTTTGCCGGTAAAGCCCATCCCGCCGACGAACAGGGCAAACGGGTGTTACAGCGGTTGTTTGAATGGCGGGAAAAACATCCCGAAGTCCGCGACCGGGTGGCCTTTTTGGAAGATTACGACATTCACACTGCCCAGAAACTGGTGCAAGGGGTGGATGTATGGTTGAATACCCCCCGCCGCCCCTTGGAAGCTTCCGGTACCAGCGGTCAAAAAGTTTGCCTCAACGGCGGTTTGAACTTTAGTATCCTCGACGGTTGGTGGTGCGAAGGCTATCAAGAATCCCCTAATGGTAAAGGCATCAACGGCTGGGCTATTGGCAAAGACGCCGAAGCCGAGGACCAAAACCAGCAAGACCGTTGGGATGCGGAGTCCCTCTACCATTTGCTAGAATCTGAAATTGTGCCCTTGTACTACGATCGCGATCGCACGGGGTTGTCCCCTGGTTGGTGTGCCATGATGAAGGCCTCCATCAAAACCAACGCCCCGGTGTTCAATACCGATCGGATGATTTCCGAATACGTGACGAAGGTATATGCCCCTGAGGCAAAAGTGACAGCCGAACCTGTTTTTGCCGAAGCGATCGCTTAG
- a CDS encoding WYL domain-containing protein, producing MAVRSSQTPWCVFHFPTMEVRYRMSGPLRHYQPRRRSESEVYRDRNCVEIITKEDCVFWLRQRLLRYGANVRVLEPDWLSKIFLAELRQAYKNYSELEESQ from the coding sequence TTGGCCGTTCGATCCTCCCAAACGCCTTGGTGTGTTTTCCATTTTCCCACCATGGAAGTACGCTATCGTATGAGCGGACCGCTACGCCATTACCAACCCCGTCGCCGTAGCGAATCCGAGGTATATCGCGATCGCAATTGTGTAGAAATTATTACCAAAGAGGATTGCGTGTTTTGGCTGCGGCAACGTCTTTTGCGATACGGTGCCAATGTTCGAGTTCTAGAACCAGATTGGTTGTCAAAAATATTTCTTGCCGAACTTCGCCAAGCATACAAAAACTATAGCGAATTAGAAGAAAGTCAATAA
- a CDS encoding glucose-1-phosphate adenylyltransferase: protein MKRVLGIILGGGAGTRLYPLTKLRAKPAVPLAGKYRLIDIPVSNCINSDILKIYVLTQFNSASLNRHITRTYNFSGFLEGFVEVLAAQQTPEDPTWFQGTADAVRKYLWLFQEWDVDQYLILSGDHLYRMDYRRFLETHRENHADITISVLPIDEKRASDFGLMKVNQKGQIIDFSEKPKGEDIRKMWVDTSSLGLPAEQAKKQPYIASMGIYVFNKEVMHKLLREHPQHTDFGKEVIPAAASKYNVQAHLFNGYWEDIGTIEAFYNANLALTQQPLPPFSFYDEKAPIYTRARHLPPTKLLDAQILESIVGEGCILKDCRVVNSVLGIRSRVEAGCIIEDSLIMGADYYESYAERNSSADEDTIPVGIGANSTIRRAIIDKNARIGRQVQIVNTARVQESNRETEGFYIRNGIVVILKNAVIPSGTVI, encoded by the coding sequence GTGAAACGAGTCTTAGGCATTATCCTTGGAGGCGGTGCCGGTACGCGCCTATATCCGCTCACCAAACTGCGGGCTAAGCCTGCGGTTCCCCTGGCTGGGAAATATCGCCTCATCGATATTCCTGTCAGCAATTGTATCAATTCTGACATCCTGAAGATTTACGTTCTGACGCAATTTAACTCCGCTTCCCTCAACCGTCACATCACCCGTACCTATAACTTCAGCGGTTTCCTGGAAGGATTTGTGGAAGTCCTGGCAGCCCAACAAACCCCCGAAGACCCCACCTGGTTCCAAGGAACCGCCGATGCGGTACGCAAATATTTGTGGCTGTTTCAAGAATGGGATGTGGACCAATACCTCATCCTCTCTGGCGACCACCTCTACCGCATGGACTACCGCCGATTTTTAGAAACCCACCGGGAAAATCATGCCGATATCACCATTTCCGTTCTTCCCATCGATGAAAAACGGGCTTCTGACTTTGGCTTGATGAAAGTTAACCAGAAAGGGCAAATTATTGACTTTAGCGAAAAACCCAAAGGGGAGGATATCAGAAAAATGTGGGTAGATACCTCTTCCTTAGGCCTGCCTGCCGAACAAGCGAAAAAACAACCCTACATTGCCTCCATGGGGATTTATGTTTTCAACAAGGAGGTCATGCACAAACTGCTGCGGGAACATCCCCAACACACAGACTTCGGTAAAGAAGTGATTCCTGCAGCCGCCAGCAAATACAACGTGCAAGCCCACCTGTTCAACGGCTACTGGGAAGACATCGGCACCATCGAAGCCTTTTACAATGCCAATTTAGCCCTTACCCAGCAACCCTTACCGCCTTTTAGTTTTTACGACGAAAAAGCCCCCATTTACACCCGCGCCCGGCATTTGCCCCCCACCAAGTTACTGGATGCCCAAATCCTGGAATCCATTGTGGGCGAAGGATGTATTCTGAAAGACTGCCGCGTGGTCAATTCTGTACTGGGTATTCGTTCGCGTGTGGAGGCAGGTTGCATTATTGAAGACAGCTTGATTATGGGAGCGGATTACTACGAATCCTACGCCGAACGCAATTCTAGTGCCGATGAGGACACCATTCCGGTCGGGATCGGAGCCAACTCCACTATCCGCCGGGCAATTATTGATAAAAACGCGCGCATTGGTCGGCAAGTGCAAATTGTCAATACGGCTCGGGTGCAAGAATCCAATCGGGAAACGGAAGGCTTTTACATTCGCAATGGCATCGTGGTGATTTTGAAAAATGCGGTCATTCCTTCGGGAACCGTGATTTAG
- the rimM gene encoding ribosome maturation factor RimM (Essential for efficient processing of 16S rRNA): MTNPLPNKPFSAKSEVEWLEIGKIVAPQGIKGELRVVPDSDFPERFLEPGTRWWRRSPDSTPQPIQLLQGRYHPGKSLYIVQLEGVSDREQAEAWRGCRLLVPASERPQLEAGEYHVMDLIGVSVYHQQTQAYIGQVVDTMVAGNDLLVIQPATEANNTESGSKKKRSQRQLLIPFVEAIVPFVDLESDRIEILPPEGLLDL; this comes from the coding sequence ATGACAAACCCCTTGCCAAATAAACCTTTTTCTGCTAAGTCAGAAGTGGAATGGTTGGAAATTGGCAAAATTGTTGCTCCCCAGGGCATCAAAGGGGAATTGCGGGTAGTGCCAGATTCCGATTTTCCAGAACGGTTTTTAGAACCGGGAACTCGGTGGTGGCGGCGTTCGCCTGATAGTACGCCCCAACCGATTCAACTATTGCAGGGGCGCTACCATCCAGGGAAATCTCTCTACATTGTACAGCTAGAGGGGGTCAGCGATCGCGAACAGGCAGAAGCTTGGCGTGGCTGTCGTCTTTTGGTTCCGGCTAGCGAACGACCCCAACTGGAAGCTGGAGAATACCACGTCATGGATTTAATTGGGGTGTCGGTGTACCACCAGCAGACCCAGGCTTATATCGGTCAAGTGGTGGATACCATGGTGGCTGGCAACGACTTGTTGGTGATTCAACCTGCCACCGAAGCAAACAATACCGAATCGGGGTCGAAGAAAAAGCGATCGCAGCGCCAACTTTTGATTCCCTTTGTAGAGGCGATTGTGCCATTTGTCGATTTAGAAAGCGATCGCATAGAAATTTTACCACCAGAAGGCTTATTAGATTTATAA
- a CDS encoding Tab2/Atab2 family RNA-binding protein produces MSVWQADFYRRPLKNQEGQPLWELFLCDRTGEFRYTDFCPQKSASSEWLRSQLQSFDPQQLPAAIHVFRPASVPLLQAAADPLGIAVVPTRHTAMLKQLLRERLFFYRQSPEYTGEEYDPLAVERPAPVPVPEHLWGDRWRFANLKAGVIEDLFRDRPMPFQSMPEEFLPVNLKLASTIAVPGVVIDGGRNSKRLGNWLTEQNPVRIDYIPGQPDGLILEAGLADRWVLATFEDREVSEAGHLYQQRLLQSRGLHFLLVQPDNSGMTYTGFWLLLRET; encoded by the coding sequence ATGTCCGTCTGGCAAGCAGATTTCTACCGTCGTCCGCTGAAAAACCAAGAAGGTCAACCTCTGTGGGAACTTTTCCTGTGCGATCGCACGGGAGAGTTCCGCTATACTGACTTTTGTCCGCAAAAATCAGCCAGTTCCGAATGGCTGCGATCGCAGTTGCAAAGCTTCGACCCCCAGCAACTGCCAGCAGCCATCCACGTCTTTCGTCCGGCGAGCGTACCATTGCTGCAAGCGGCTGCCGATCCCTTGGGGATTGCTGTGGTTCCCACCCGGCATACGGCAATGTTAAAGCAATTGTTGCGGGAACGGTTGTTTTTCTATCGTCAAAGTCCCGAATATACCGGCGAAGAATACGACCCCCTGGCGGTGGAACGACCGGCCCCAGTACCGGTACCAGAACACCTGTGGGGCGATCGCTGGCGATTTGCCAATTTAAAAGCGGGGGTCATTGAAGATTTATTTCGCGATCGTCCCATGCCTTTTCAATCCATGCCCGAGGAATTTTTGCCCGTCAATCTAAAACTGGCTTCCACCATTGCCGTTCCCGGGGTAGTTATCGACGGGGGGCGCAATTCCAAACGCTTGGGCAACTGGCTAACCGAACAAAATCCCGTCAGAATCGATTACATCCCCGGGCAACCAGATGGTTTAATTTTAGAAGCGGGATTGGCAGACCGTTGGGTGTTAGCCACCTTTGAAGATCGAGAAGTGAGCGAAGCCGGGCATTTATACCAGCAACGATTGTTACAAAGTCGTGGCTTGCACTTTTTGTTGGTACAACCGGATAATTCTGGAATGACCTACACGGGATTTTGGTTGCTACTGCGGGAAACGTAA
- a CDS encoding cation:proton antiporter, with protein MEATELPNIFVLGIFLMFGGSAYAIARTLRLPRVTLLVISGLIIGPSVLNLVPDEIVELFPIMSYIALSMVAFRLGEAFIDFDFFKKGFPVFSISLGKAVLASGFVFCAAYFLRGDIVFALLLAGLAPASAPAAILDVISETKSKGKLTNTIVSVLAFDNILGVILFSVLLVAAETIAGKGEPTQEILGGLWEIGGAFLLGISIGWIMARLVGRLEKGKPSLLEITGFLFLCAGLAYQLKISYLLACIVLGATVAKNRAQPKQNIFLTVEDVSEPFLVIFFLLAGCELDLSALQSLGVIGILYVLARCLGFVVGGSLAARLVNAEPVVRQNIGWSLFPQAGIALGLAVITLEYFPQLGQFLVSVIVSTTMVFELFGPAVTRWRLYKAQEPQEAATAQSADFAFVQKSK; from the coding sequence ATGGAAGCCACCGAACTGCCAAATATTTTTGTTTTAGGCATATTTTTAATGTTCGGCGGCAGTGCTTATGCGATCGCTCGTACTTTGCGCCTGCCGCGCGTTACATTGCTTGTAATCTCGGGGTTAATCATCGGTCCTTCCGTTCTCAACCTCGTTCCCGACGAAATCGTAGAACTGTTCCCAATCATGTCCTACATTGCCCTGTCAATGGTCGCCTTTCGATTGGGAGAAGCGTTCATCGATTTTGATTTCTTCAAAAAAGGATTTCCTGTCTTTTCTATCTCTTTAGGCAAAGCTGTCCTTGCTTCTGGCTTTGTCTTCTGTGCTGCCTACTTTCTACGTGGGGATATTGTATTTGCCCTATTGCTAGCTGGGTTAGCCCCAGCTTCTGCACCGGCAGCCATTTTGGATGTGATTAGCGAAACCAAATCCAAAGGCAAGTTAACCAATACTATTGTTAGCGTATTGGCTTTTGATAATATATTGGGTGTTATCCTTTTTAGCGTTTTGTTAGTAGCTGCAGAAACAATCGCTGGTAAAGGAGAACCCACGCAAGAAATTCTAGGCGGTCTTTGGGAAATTGGCGGTGCCTTTCTTCTGGGCATTTCCATTGGCTGGATTATGGCACGGTTAGTGGGTCGTTTGGAAAAAGGCAAACCTAGTTTGTTAGAGATTACAGGATTTCTCTTTCTCTGTGCTGGTCTGGCCTATCAGCTCAAAATTTCTTATCTACTTGCCTGTATTGTGCTTGGTGCGACCGTGGCGAAAAATCGCGCCCAACCCAAACAAAATATTTTCCTAACTGTCGAAGATGTCAGCGAACCGTTTTTGGTCATTTTCTTCCTGTTGGCAGGATGCGAACTAGACCTTTCCGCGCTGCAAAGTCTGGGTGTCATTGGTATTTTATACGTTTTAGCTCGTTGTTTGGGATTTGTTGTGGGTGGTAGTTTGGCTGCCCGCCTGGTAAATGCAGAACCTGTGGTGCGCCAAAATATTGGCTGGAGTCTATTTCCCCAAGCTGGTATTGCTCTAGGTTTGGCTGTCATCACTTTGGAATATTTCCCGCAACTGGGACAGTTTTTGGTTTCAGTTATTGTTAGTACCACCATGGTATTTGAATTGTTTGGTCCTGCGGTAACGAGGTGGCGATTGTACAAAGCTCAAGAACCTCAAGAAGCTGCTACCGCCCAATCTGCTGATTTTGCCTTCGTACAAAAGAGCAAATAG